Proteins from one Acidobacteriota bacterium genomic window:
- a CDS encoding winged helix-turn-helix transcriptional regulator, producing the protein MDVLEVITEPHRRAILALVWDDELSAGDIADNFDVTFGAVSQHLKTLRDAGLVTMRKAGNKRMYRVDKDGIRPFREVLEAMWTTGLDNLAQAVERDDT; encoded by the coding sequence ATGGACGTCCTCGAAGTTATCACCGAACCACATCGCCGGGCCATCCTTGCATTGGTCTGGGACGACGAACTTTCGGCGGGCGATATTGCCGACAACTTTGATGTCACGTTTGGGGCGGTGTCGCAGCATTTGAAAACACTGCGTGACGCTGGTCTCGTCACTATGCGCAAAGCCGGCAACAAGCGCATGTACAGGGTGGACAAAGACGGCATCAGGCCGTTTCGTGAAGTGCTCGAAGCGATGTGGACGACCGGCCTCGACAATCTTGCGCAAGCAGTGGAGAGAGACGACACATGA
- a CDS encoding SRPBCC domain-containing protein, which yields MGSYTISALINIESEPASVMKRLASTRGISSWWSTTVNGSADGVGDEFTVGFPGSPVDFDFSVVALDENSVSWLSGSHPPPWSGTTIGFSVSADDNGGTNLMFTHSGFDPESETIAVVTPAWMAILGRLKANVEAGTGEAFFQLSN from the coding sequence ATGGGCAGCTACACAATTTCAGCCCTTATCAACATCGAATCTGAACCGGCGTCCGTGATGAAGAGACTTGCCAGTACGCGAGGGATCTCCTCGTGGTGGAGCACTACGGTCAACGGCTCGGCTGACGGCGTCGGTGATGAGTTTACGGTGGGCTTTCCCGGTTCGCCGGTCGATTTCGATTTTTCGGTCGTTGCGCTCGACGAGAACTCAGTTTCCTGGCTTTCGGGATCGCATCCTCCACCTTGGTCCGGCACCACAATCGGATTCTCGGTATCGGCAGACGACAACGGTGGCACCAATCTGATGTTCACGCACAGCGGGTTCGATCCCGAGTCGGAGACCATTGCGGTCGTGACCCCGGCATGGATGGCGATTTTGGGAAGGCTGAAGGCGAACGTGGAGGCTGGCACCGGCGAAGCCTTCTTTCAACTGTCGAACTAA